In one window of Paraburkholderia sp. PREW-6R DNA:
- a CDS encoding IS3 family transposase (programmed frameshift) → MRKFDVKFKGKVVREYLAGKGGYKLLAAKFGIAESMVRRWVAAYRHHGNAGLIRQRGAYTLEFKLEVVHRGVAENLSCRELAAIYNIGNPHSITMWQQQKARGELRSLKGMRPSGQDVSVPAKKKTSNQSLEAPRSEESDQLLRENHQLRAEVAYLKKFQCLGSSKEVGAAERAKIVLELRQEFPLADLLQAAGLPRSTYYYRAKTLAAPDRHRGLKAKIQAVYAAHRGLYGYRRITLTIRSDGELVNHKKVQRLMNELGIRSRVRRKKFRSYQGEVGEAAPNLLNREFTASSPNEKWVTDVTEFRVAGKKLYLSPVMDLYNGEIVAYESSHRPDFPMVMGMLRKAVKKCGNAATPMLHSDQGWHYRMQPYRVALARYGMKQSMSRKGNCFDNAAMESFFGTLKAEYFHLTDFEDVDALRVGLKGYIDYYNRHRIKSKLGGLSPVEYRMRAGKN, encoded by the exons GTGAGGAAATTCGATGTAAAGTTTAAGGGGAAGGTGGTTCGCGAGTATCTCGCTGGCAAAGGGGGCTATAAGCTCCTTGCGGCGAAATTCGGTATTGCAGAAAGCATGGTGAGGCGATGGGTCGCGGCATATCGTCACCATGGTAACGCTGGGCTCATCCGCCAGCGTGGCGCTTACACCCTTGAGTTCAAGCTTGAGGTGGTGCACCGGGGCGTGGCTGAGAACCTTTCCTGTCGAGAGCTGGCTGCCATTTACAATATCGGCAATCCGCACAGCATCACGATGTGGCAACAACAGAAAGCACGGGGAGAGCTCCGTTCGCTAAAGGGCATGCGCCCGTCGGGACAGGATGTTTCGGTGCCAGCAAAGAAAAAGACCTCGAACCAGTCGTTGGAAGCTCCGCGATCTGAGGAGTCAGACCAACTCCTTCGTGAGAATCACCAGTTACGCGCGGAGGTCGCGTACCTAAAAAAAT TTCAATGCCTTGGTTCTAGCAAAGAAGTTGGCGCGGCAGAAAGAGCCAAAATAGTGCTTGAACTGAGGCAGGAATTCCCCTTGGCCGACCTTCTCCAGGCTGCGGGGTTGCCACGCAGTACGTACTACTATCGGGCCAAGACGTTGGCCGCTCCAGACCGGCATCGTGGACTCAAGGCGAAGATTCAGGCTGTCTATGCTGCACATCGCGGCTTGTATGGCTATCGTCGCATCACCTTAACTATCCGCAGTGATGGCGAGCTAGTCAATCACAAGAAGGTGCAACGCCTCATGAACGAATTGGGAATCAGGTCGAGGGTGCGCCGGAAGAAGTTCCGGTCATACCAGGGCGAGGTCGGCGAGGCCGCTCCGAACCTGCTCAATCGTGAATTCACCGCATCGAGCCCAAACGAAAAGTGGGTCACCGATGTGACCGAGTTCCGGGTCGCGGGGAAAAAGCTGTACCTTTCTCCGGTCATGGACCTCTACAATGGGGAAATTGTTGCCTACGAGTCGAGCCATCGCCCCGACTTCCCAATGGTCATGGGCATGCTCAGGAAAGCTGTCAAGAAATGCGGGAATGCGGCTACACCGATGCTTCATTCAGACCAGGGTTGGCACTATCGCATGCAACCGTACCGAGTGGCACTGGCGCGCTACGGAATGAAGCAGAGTATGTCGAGAAAAGGAAATTGCTTCGATAACGCGGCCATGGAGAGCTTCTTTGGCACTCTGAAGGCCGAGTACTTCCATCTCACGGACTTCGAAGACGTCGACGCACTGAGGGTAGGCCTGAAGGGCTACATCGACTACTACAACCGGCATCGCATCAAATCGAAACTTGGTGGACTGAGTCCCGTGGAATATCGAATGCGAGCGGGAAAAAATTAA
- a CDS encoding ISNCY family transposase — translation MNGRGLITISMHELERVKVIEAVVQHRLTTVRAAERLQLCERQVRRLVRRYESAGPAGLVSARRGQPSNRELPVDLRARAMALVRERYTDFGPTLACEKLYECHGLVLAKETVRRWMREAGLWIPRKQRPPKLHQPRNRRACLGELVQIDGSDHRWFEDRAPACTLLVFIDDATGRLMVLHFTATESTFSYFEAIRAYLEQHGKPVALYSDKASVFHCNSHSVTPGKGVTQFGRALYELNVDTFCANSSQAKGRVERANLTLQDRLVKELRLRGISTKEAANAYAPHFIADFNGRFGKVPRSTFDAHRPLRADDDLDLILTVRVPRRVSKVLTVQYDRVIYLLEDTPANRSLIHGYLDVFEYPDGRIEIRVNGAALPYVPYDRLSEIDQAAVVDNKRLGHTLQMAQLIQAQRDDRRASGAPSRTNQGEAPRSKERKVGTRKQRELTREQLNEAILGTAGARVGSVLKSPLT, via the coding sequence ATGAACGGACGTGGACTCATCACGATCAGCATGCATGAGCTCGAGCGCGTGAAGGTCATTGAGGCGGTCGTCCAGCATCGACTGACGACCGTACGGGCGGCTGAACGTCTGCAACTGTGTGAGCGTCAGGTCAGACGGCTGGTGCGACGCTACGAGTCCGCTGGACCGGCCGGGCTCGTGTCGGCGCGGCGTGGACAGCCCAGTAATCGTGAACTGCCGGTTGATCTGCGGGCGCGAGCCATGGCGCTGGTGCGTGAGCGCTACACGGATTTTGGGCCGACGCTGGCGTGCGAGAAGCTATACGAGTGTCATGGGCTCGTGCTCGCCAAGGAAACCGTGCGGCGCTGGATGCGTGAGGCCGGGTTGTGGATTCCACGCAAACAGCGGCCACCGAAGCTGCATCAGCCGAGAAACCGTCGTGCATGTCTGGGCGAGCTGGTGCAGATCGACGGCAGCGATCATCGCTGGTTCGAGGACCGCGCACCGGCCTGTACGCTGCTGGTGTTCATCGACGATGCGACGGGCCGGTTGATGGTGCTGCACTTCACCGCGACCGAATCGACCTTCAGCTATTTCGAGGCGATACGCGCGTACCTTGAGCAGCATGGCAAGCCGGTCGCGCTTTACAGCGACAAGGCCAGCGTGTTTCACTGCAACAGCCATTCGGTTACGCCTGGCAAGGGCGTGACGCAGTTTGGCAGGGCGCTGTATGAGCTGAATGTAGATACGTTCTGCGCCAACAGCAGTCAGGCGAAGGGCCGTGTCGAGAGGGCCAACCTGACGTTGCAGGATCGTCTGGTGAAGGAACTGCGGCTACGCGGCATCAGCACGAAGGAAGCTGCCAATGCTTACGCGCCCCACTTCATCGCTGACTTTAACGGCCGGTTTGGCAAGGTGCCGCGCAGCACGTTCGATGCACACCGGCCGCTGCGGGCGGATGACGATCTTGATCTGATCCTGACGGTTCGTGTGCCGCGGCGCGTGTCGAAAGTGTTGACGGTGCAATACGACCGTGTGATCTATCTGCTTGAAGATACGCCAGCGAACCGCAGCCTGATTCACGGGTATCTGGATGTGTTCGAGTATCCGGACGGACGTATCGAAATCCGGGTGAATGGTGCTGCCCTGCCCTATGTGCCTTATGACAGGCTCTCGGAGATCGATCAGGCTGCAGTGGTCGATAACAAGCGGCTTGGACACACGTTACAGATGGCGCAGTTGATCCAGGCGCAGCGCGATGACAGGCGGGCGTCGGGAGCTCCATCAAGGACCAATCAGGGTGAGGCTCCACGGTCGAAGGAGCGCAAGGTGGGTACCCGCAAGCAGCGCGAGTTGACCCGGGAGCAGTTGAATGAAGCGATTCTTGGAACTGCCGGAGCGCGGGTTGGCTCGGTGCTTAAAAGCCCTCTAACATAA
- a CDS encoding SOS response-associated peptidase family protein, protein MCYSAQIKADYQRFVRTFGALMDIAEFTRLFFERAEGISKAKIPKAMEDAFAQPRTDAELEIKTFIDRFNAAQITRLEQDLFRQRKRLADAERTLQTKVTKAATENQRIATDKIAWTLGKLEDITRTEPKPRDSRIFPGHYAPVVVIEDGRRVVKPMRYQCRIAGKPASYDVKYPGTYNARRDNLEGFWKPCFGYTHGVMLVDVFYENVSKAKFEGTLLETHDRDENVVLEFRPSNGELMHVACLWSRWTAPGQSDLLSFAAVTDEPPPEVAAAGHDRCIIPIKPENIDAWLNPDPRNLAAMYAILDDRDRPYYEHRLAA, encoded by the coding sequence GTGTGCTACTCGGCTCAAATAAAGGCGGATTATCAAAGGTTCGTACGCACCTTTGGTGCGCTGATGGATATTGCAGAATTCACTCGCCTGTTTTTTGAACGCGCCGAAGGCATCAGCAAAGCGAAGATACCGAAAGCGATGGAAGATGCGTTTGCCCAACCCCGCACGGACGCTGAGCTTGAAATCAAGACCTTTATCGACCGGTTCAATGCTGCCCAGATCACCAGACTTGAACAGGACCTGTTCAGGCAGCGCAAGCGCCTGGCGGACGCTGAGCGGACCCTGCAGACAAAGGTGACCAAGGCCGCGACAGAGAATCAGCGTATCGCCACCGACAAGATTGCATGGACGTTGGGCAAGCTCGAAGATATAACGCGGACAGAGCCCAAGCCACGCGACTCGCGGATATTTCCCGGTCACTACGCGCCCGTCGTGGTGATAGAAGATGGCCGGCGCGTCGTCAAGCCGATGCGGTATCAGTGCCGCATTGCCGGCAAGCCAGCTTCGTACGACGTCAAATATCCGGGCACCTACAACGCCCGCCGCGACAATCTCGAGGGTTTCTGGAAACCGTGCTTCGGATACACCCACGGAGTGATGCTCGTGGACGTCTTCTATGAAAACGTAAGCAAAGCAAAATTCGAAGGCACGCTCCTTGAAACGCACGACCGGGACGAAAACGTTGTTCTCGAATTCCGTCCGAGCAACGGCGAACTGATGCACGTTGCCTGTTTGTGGTCTCGCTGGACAGCACCGGGGCAGTCAGACCTATTGTCCTTCGCAGCCGTGACCGATGAGCCGCCACCTGAAGTCGCGGCGGCTGGCCACGACCGCTGCATTATCCCAATTAAGCCTGAAAACATTGACGCATGGCTCAATCCAGACCCAAGGAATCTCGCAGCGATGTATGCGATTCTGGATGACAGGGACCGGCCGTATTACGAGCACCGGTTGGCAGCGTGA
- a CDS encoding DUF2384 domain-containing protein, with protein sequence MMDIRPISAPPGSSITFDQFMASLREPGSAAPIVSARRFGEALHIDLQTLAQQAHVHRNTLSRQPGAESVQRFLRDALRAIRAATDISGDVAQALFWYRNEPLSVFDYKTAEQLVSDGRTDDLLRYISSLEAGAAG encoded by the coding sequence ATGATGGATATTCGCCCGATTTCCGCCCCTCCCGGCTCCAGCATTACCTTTGATCAGTTCATGGCATCGCTGCGTGAGCCCGGTAGCGCTGCGCCAATCGTATCTGCACGTCGCTTTGGAGAAGCACTTCATATCGATCTGCAGACGCTCGCGCAGCAGGCACACGTGCATCGGAATACGCTCAGCCGTCAGCCCGGCGCCGAGAGCGTACAGCGATTCCTACGGGACGCACTGCGGGCCATCCGCGCGGCCACCGACATTTCTGGAGACGTTGCGCAGGCATTGTTCTGGTATCGCAATGAGCCATTGTCAGTGTTCGACTACAAGACTGCTGAACAACTGGTTTCAGACGGTAGAACAGACGACCTGCTTCGCTACATTTCTTCGCTTGAGGCGGGCGCGGCCGGATGA